The following proteins come from a genomic window of Trinickia caryophylli:
- a CDS encoding YoaK family protein, translating into MLLRQGEARNHDIDRQLACILAAIAGALNTAAFHAVGYFSANMTGNVSSLSDKAALGQWWGSTFYLTIVVMFVLGGTTSTLLINAGRRRTIRSIYAIAILAEAILMTVLGLAEWSIPSIERGPVLILGLSFLMGMQNAVVTRISDARVRATHVSGMSTDIGIEFGMLLDIIRGREPDAELAPYSARLRLHVQTVLSFLTGGVAGIIVYRAIGTRLLFAVALLLFAMAITAIVRARMQVCQL; encoded by the coding sequence ATGTTGCTGCGTCAGGGAGAAGCCCGCAACCACGACATCGACCGCCAACTCGCCTGCATACTTGCTGCGATTGCGGGGGCGCTGAACACCGCGGCCTTCCACGCCGTAGGATATTTCTCGGCCAACATGACCGGAAACGTGTCGTCACTTTCGGATAAGGCCGCACTCGGGCAATGGTGGGGCAGCACCTTCTATCTGACCATCGTCGTCATGTTCGTTCTCGGCGGCACTACATCGACTCTGCTGATCAACGCAGGACGCCGGCGCACCATCCGCAGTATCTATGCGATCGCTATCCTGGCGGAAGCCATCCTCATGACGGTGCTCGGTCTGGCGGAATGGTCGATCCCCTCGATCGAACGCGGCCCCGTGCTGATCCTTGGCCTGAGTTTCCTGATGGGGATGCAGAACGCCGTCGTGACACGCATCTCCGATGCCCGGGTGCGTGCCACCCACGTTTCTGGCATGTCGACCGACATCGGGATCGAGTTCGGCATGCTCCTCGATATCATCCGCGGACGGGAACCGGATGCCGAGCTCGCACCTTATTCCGCCCGGCTACGCTTGCACGTGCAAACTGTTCTCTCGTTCCTGACAGGCGGGGTCGCCGGGATTATCGTTTATCGGGCAATCGGCACCCGACTCCTCTTTGCCGTGGCGCTCCTGCTATTCGCAATGGCGATCACGGCCATCGTCCGTGCCCGGATGCAGGTATGCCAGCTGTGA
- a CDS encoding autotransporter domain-containing protein encodes MGETNLNRRYRLVWNHALQTTQVASELTVAKSATSGRSTSRRARRERSRRLARVAGNTALALGLASAAPAIWAATCTSSDTTACSPAGGNGAPGRGGSGGAGNGQGGGASSLGGSGTVLTDGGLSTGGTGGTGVAGDQSSPTTGGAPGAATSISSVVVNGDLSAGAGTQPVAGLNFGGGGSGGGTGLYYSGTSVTINSGVTISGGKGGDGGTVSNLGSGNGGGGGGGGAGMIAATIGTQITTFGSLVAGNGGAGGDGGFGGGGGGGGDGLLSLGGSTQITNLGSITGGAGGAAGTGFSGNGTSGASGVGVNLVGGNNVLVNAGTITGGAGIGAGAGVGVMTRGSDFINNFGTISGGLDSGGTRAAAIEFSGANNTLALSSGSVFVGGLVIDAGASVTVMPLSNGLSLDTTVSMASSSSALTFNTVSTALTTTGVISGPGTVTLTGGKTLTLTGTNTYTGTTTITNGTLALSGSGSIAASGGVVDNSALDISATTAGASITALTGSGAVALGGKTLTLSNAAGTFSGVIGGSGGLTVAGGTQTLTGANTYTGTTTIGSGAALVLGAGGGLASSSNVVNNGTLDLSSTTSGASMAGLAGSGSVALGARTLTLTNAASTFSGTISGTGGLTLDGGTQTLTGANTYAGATTINGGTLALSGAGSLPSTTSIALAGSGATLDVSAAGAQAIKDLSGVTGSQLALGSNTLAVTTTTDATFAGTLTGSGAFAKQGSGTLTLNGISSGFTGATTVAAGTLEVGDASNATAVLGGNVTVASAGTLRGHGTVSGNVLNNGIVMPGGSIGTLTVGGNYTQASNATLTLEVSPSAGSQLKVNGSASLGGGLSIVYDPGTYTARRYALLTAANGLSGTFSSVAASTSTGTDLSSLKQSLIYGTNEVDLLLAAADTTSPGIGVIVAPTNTSIYTAVGTTALMRAQSFNEALLERSAAAPADEQHAGRRAWITATGSGTHVGGADGHPGFMAREYGFLAGADGRLGDFTIGAAGGYSHTSIDEQSTGASGATDSLRVALYGGRKVGPVGLSATVGYALDFLSQKRPFGSIGTAEGDHLGHEFTTAAQAALPMQLGGIVLTPSVGLRYAYFRGNGFGESGAGGQNLSVGADNARSLQPYASLAIDKAFGDALKPVNVQLRVGYARELLGSGRTVTVTAQDGTPFAAPGVALQRDYLTTGASVSIHPTKAMTVSLGFDALVNTGHASAQSGHARLDYRF; translated from the coding sequence GTGGGGGAAACGAACTTGAACCGCCGTTACCGGCTCGTGTGGAATCATGCGCTCCAAACCACACAAGTGGCCTCGGAACTAACGGTTGCGAAGTCGGCAACTTCAGGCCGCAGTACCTCGCGCCGGGCGCGGCGCGAGCGCAGCCGGCGCCTCGCGCGCGTCGCCGGGAATACGGCCCTCGCGCTCGGGCTCGCAAGCGCAGCTCCAGCAATTTGGGCCGCCACATGCACCTCCAGCGACACTACCGCCTGCAGCCCCGCGGGCGGAAACGGAGCGCCGGGTCGCGGCGGCAGCGGCGGCGCAGGTAACGGGCAAGGCGGAGGCGCAAGCAGTCTTGGCGGCAGCGGCACGGTCCTGACCGACGGCGGGCTGAGTACCGGTGGCACAGGCGGGACCGGCGTGGCCGGCGACCAGTCGAGCCCGACGACGGGCGGCGCGCCCGGTGCAGCAACCAGCATCAGTAGCGTCGTCGTCAACGGGGACTTGTCGGCCGGCGCCGGCACACAGCCAGTAGCCGGCTTGAATTTCGGCGGCGGTGGCTCGGGCGGCGGTACCGGTCTTTATTACAGCGGCACCTCGGTCACCATTAATAGCGGCGTGACCATCTCCGGGGGCAAAGGCGGCGACGGCGGCACCGTCTCCAATCTCGGCTCGGGCAACGGCGGTGGTGGCGGCGGTGGCGGCGCGGGGATGATCGCCGCGACCATCGGCACGCAAATCACCACCTTCGGCTCGCTCGTAGCCGGCAACGGTGGCGCAGGGGGCGACGGCGGCTTTGGTGGCGGTGGCGGCGGCGGCGGTGACGGCCTGCTCTCGCTCGGAGGCAGCACGCAAATCACCAACCTCGGTTCCATCACCGGCGGCGCGGGCGGCGCTGCGGGCACGGGTTTCTCCGGTAACGGCACGAGCGGAGCAAGCGGCGTGGGCGTCAACCTCGTCGGCGGCAACAATGTCCTCGTCAATGCCGGCACCATTACCGGCGGAGCCGGCATCGGCGCCGGAGCCGGCGTGGGCGTCATGACGCGCGGCTCGGACTTCATCAACAACTTCGGCACGATCAGCGGCGGACTCGACTCGGGCGGCACGCGTGCCGCCGCGATCGAATTCAGCGGCGCGAACAATACCCTGGCCCTGTCGAGCGGCTCGGTGTTCGTCGGCGGACTCGTCATCGATGCAGGGGCATCCGTCACCGTCATGCCGCTGAGCAACGGGCTTTCGCTCGACACGACAGTCTCCATGGCGAGCAGCAGCTCCGCCCTCACCTTCAATACGGTCTCAACGGCGCTCACTACCACAGGCGTCATCTCGGGCCCCGGCACGGTCACGCTGACCGGCGGCAAGACGCTGACGCTGACCGGCACGAATACCTACACCGGTACGACGACGATCACGAACGGCACCCTCGCCTTGTCGGGCAGCGGCAGCATCGCCGCATCGGGCGGCGTGGTCGACAACTCCGCGCTGGATATTTCGGCTACAACCGCTGGTGCATCGATTACGGCACTGACAGGCTCGGGGGCCGTCGCGCTCGGCGGCAAGACGCTGACCCTGAGCAATGCAGCCGGCACCTTCAGCGGCGTCATCGGAGGTTCGGGCGGCTTGACGGTGGCCGGCGGCACCCAAACGCTTACCGGCGCGAACACCTACACCGGCACGACGACGATCGGCAGCGGCGCGGCGCTCGTTCTGGGTGCGGGCGGCGGCCTCGCCTCTTCGAGCAACGTCGTCAACAATGGAACACTCGATCTTTCTTCCACGACGAGCGGCGCCTCGATGGCGGGCCTGGCCGGCAGCGGCAGCGTCGCGCTCGGCGCACGCACGCTCACGCTGACGAACGCGGCGAGCACGTTCAGCGGCACAATCAGCGGCACAGGCGGCTTGACGCTCGACGGCGGCACTCAAACGCTGACCGGTGCGAACACCTATGCCGGTGCCACGACGATCAACGGCGGCACGCTCGCACTTTCAGGCGCGGGCAGCTTGCCCTCGACCACCAGCATCGCGCTGGCAGGCAGCGGCGCGACACTCGACGTATCGGCCGCCGGCGCACAGGCGATCAAGGACCTCTCCGGCGTGACGGGCTCGCAACTCGCGCTCGGCTCCAACACGTTGGCAGTCACGACAACGACAGACGCCACGTTCGCCGGAACCCTGACGGGTAGCGGCGCATTCGCAAAGCAAGGCAGCGGGACGCTGACGCTCAACGGCATCAGCAGCGGTTTTACGGGTGCGACGACGGTCGCGGCCGGCACGCTGGAAGTGGGCGATGCGAGCAATGCCACCGCGGTGCTGGGCGGCAACGTAACGGTTGCATCGGCAGGCACGCTGCGCGGGCACGGCACCGTATCGGGCAACGTCCTCAACAACGGCATCGTCATGCCTGGCGGCTCCATTGGCACTTTGACGGTCGGCGGGAACTATACGCAAGCCAGCAACGCCACGCTAACGCTCGAAGTGAGCCCAAGCGCCGGCTCTCAGTTGAAGGTCAACGGTTCTGCTTCACTGGGCGGGGGGCTTTCGATCGTCTACGATCCGGGCACCTACACCGCGCGCCGGTACGCCCTGCTGACAGCCGCCAACGGACTGAGCGGCACATTCTCGAGCGTCGCTGCAAGCACGTCCACCGGCACGGACCTTTCTTCGCTGAAGCAGTCGCTGATCTACGGGACGAACGAAGTCGACCTGTTGCTTGCAGCCGCGGACACGACGAGCCCGGGCATCGGGGTTATCGTCGCGCCGACGAACACGAGCATCTATACTGCGGTTGGAACGACCGCTCTCATGCGTGCGCAGTCGTTCAACGAGGCGCTGCTCGAGCGCTCGGCGGCGGCACCGGCCGATGAGCAGCATGCCGGACGCCGCGCGTGGATCACCGCGACGGGTTCGGGTACGCACGTAGGCGGCGCCGACGGCCACCCCGGCTTCATGGCGCGCGAGTATGGGTTCCTTGCCGGTGCGGACGGCCGGCTGGGCGATTTCACGATCGGCGCGGCCGGCGGCTATTCACATACCTCGATCGACGAACAGTCGACCGGCGCGTCGGGCGCGACCGATTCGCTGCGCGTAGCGCTCTACGGTGGGCGCAAGGTAGGGCCGGTCGGCCTGTCCGCGACGGTCGGCTACGCCCTCGACTTCCTTTCGCAAAAGCGCCCGTTCGGGTCCATAGGGACGGCCGAAGGCGACCACCTCGGTCACGAGTTCACCACCGCCGCCCAAGCCGCACTGCCGATGCAACTCGGCGGCATCGTGCTCACGCCGAGCGTGGGTCTGCGCTATGCGTACTTCCGCGGCAACGGCTTCGGCGAAAGCGGCGCTGGCGGTCAGAACCTCTCGGTCGGAGCGGACAACGCGCGCAGTCTGCAACCCTACGCATCGCTTGCCATCGACAAGGCCTTCGGCGACGCGTTGAAACCGGTGAACGTGCAACTGCGCGTAGGCTACGCGCGCGAGCTGCTCGGCAGCGGGCGCACTGTGACTGTAACGGCGCAGGATGGCACCCCGTTCGCCGCACCGGGCGTCGCCCTGCAGCGCGACTATCTGACCACCGGCGCGAGCGTGAGCATTCATCCAACAAAGGCAATGACCGTCTCGCTGGGCTTCGATGCACTCGTGAACACCGGGCACGCATCGGCGCAATCGGGCCATGCGCGGCTCGACTATCGTTTTTGA